A window of the Pogona vitticeps strain Pit_001003342236 chromosome 4, PviZW2.1, whole genome shotgun sequence genome harbors these coding sequences:
- the NDC1 gene encoding nucleoporin NDC1 isoform X1, protein MGECAGMFHSTRERLNNILGWRAAASIAWSLLLLPLCVAVFISISSIDLFHPIQWITSSFNDLYTSYVVFCILLMSVVIVVINIFSVEFHTVVPSIPCSRLALISKIIHPQQVIHSVAHAVMGMLVAWCAAVMTKGKFLFLSVPCTATERDLSQNKACQIPEYRGKENHVLCTADVDPYMCLNEYHLFLLLLGAFMGYSYSLRYLVNNLNYLPFPVIQQYKYLRFRRSLPLLVKHSCVESLYMVRNFCAAYYLFGYIPRAWMITTMNLQIDSKLPLLDTVSGLLDFSLLYHSWLCGLFLLMSWYIAWLLFRIFATEAHHFPVQPTFAEEADQCLPKILSSNPPSLLKFLALQDLMFLSQYSSVRRQEVFSLSQPGGHPHNWTSISRECLNLLNDLTQKLLIHQDAAAANGRLKQEPVSDLGQPSSPPVAAAEENLFQTPRFNTVPRTNISSLVKSSRLPFKTSPATDLGSSLGSPFNPSPLSHNPGTLELSSPWHGSVQSPHIMRRGPKLWTSGSDLQWTGSPHEPHPTVAITKGTNEAVQPQFIYTWLQKKKEQLKSFLSRRVLIMYFFNKHPEASIQALFSDTQMHIWALEGLSHLVAASFTEDKYGVVQTTLPAILNTLLTLQEVVDKHFKLPYVSSKPPRISGSLADTSYKTLRFALRASLKTAIYRITATFGEHLNAVQVSSEHKKRLQQFLEFKE, encoded by the exons ATGGGAGAATGTGCGGGGATGTTTCATTCAACGCGGGAACGACTAAATAAT aTCTTGGGATGGAGAGCAGCTGCAAGCATTGCTTGGTCTCTGCTTCTGCTTCCTTTGTGTGTTGCTGTCTTTATCAGCATTAGCAGTATTGACTTATTCCATCCTATACAATGGATCACAA gttcTTTCAATGATTTGTATACTTCCTATGTTGTATTTTGTATACTACTGATGTCTGTGGTGATAGTGGTAATAAACATATTCAGTGTTGAATTTCACACAG TTGTGCCTTCTATTCCTTGCTCTCGATTAGCACTGATAAGCAAGATTATCCACCCACAGCAGGTGATCCATTCAGTTGCCCACGCTGTAATGGGAATGCTAGTGGCTTGGTGTGCTGCTGTCATGACGAAAGGAAAGTTCCTCTTCTTATCTGTACCTTGTACAGCTACAGAAAG GGACTTGTCTCAAAACAAAGCTTGTCAGATTCCAGAATACAGAGGCAAAGAAAATCATGTACTGTG TACAGCTGATGTGGATCCATATATGTGCCTGAATGAGTACCACCTCTTTCTCTTGCTCCTTGGAGCTTTTATGGGTTACAGCTATAGCCTCCGGTATCTTGTCAACAATTTGAACTACCTTCCTTTCCCAGTCATACAG CAATACAAATATCTACGCTTCAGAAGATCTCTTCCACTGCTGGTAAAACACAGTTGTGTGGAGTCACTGTATATGGTTAGAAATTTTTGTGCCGCATACTACTTATTCG GTTATATTCCAAGGGCATGGATGATTACCACAATGAATCTTCAGATTGATAG taAACTTCCACTTCTTGATACAGTGTCTGGCCTCCTGGACTTCTCTCTTCTGTACCACAGCTGGTTGTGTGGTCTGTTTCTTCTGATGTCCTGGTACATTGCATGGTTGCTTTTCAGGATCTTTGCTACTGAG GCACATCACTTTCCTGTGCAGCCAACTTTTGCAGAAGAAGCAGATCAGTGTTTACCCAAAATTTTAAGCAGCAATCCTCCATCTCTTTTAAAG ttctTGGCTTTACAGGACCTGATGTTTCTTTCCCAGTATTCTTCTGTGCGACGTCAAGAAGTCTTTAGTCTTAGCCAACCAG GTGGCCATCCACACAACTGGACTTCTATTTCTAGGGAGTGCTTGAATCTTCTAAATGATCTGACACAGAAACTGCTAATTCACCAAGATGCTGCAGCTGCAAATGGGAGATTGAAGCAGGAACCTGTCAGTGACCTGGGACAACCCTCTAGCCCTCCAG TAGCGGCCGCTGAAGAGAACCTCTTTCAGACCCCAAGGTTCAACACCGTTCCACGAACTAATATATCCTCTTTGGTTAAATCATCTCGGCTGCCTTTTAAAACTTCGCCTGCAACGGATCTTGGGAGCAGTTTAGGGTCACCATTCAACCCTTCTCCTCTGAGTCACAATCCTGGAACACTGGAGTTAAGCTCTCCTTGGCATGGATCTGTCCAAAGTCCCCACATTATGAGAAGAGGACCAAAACTATGGACATCAGGTTCAG ATCTGCAGTGGACAGGCTCTCCTCATGAACCCCATCCCACGGTTGCTATTACAAAAGGTACTAATGAAGCAGTGCAACCACAATTTATCTACACATggctgcagaaaaagaaagaacag CTGAAAAGCTTCTTGTCAAGACGAGTGCTGATaatgtattttttcaataag CATCCTGAGGCCTCAATCCAGGCTCTCTTTTCTGATACTCAGATGCACATTTGGGCATTGGAAG GTTTATCACATTTAGTAGCAGCCTCATTTACTGAAGATAAATATGGAGTTGTCCAAACAACATTGCCAGCTATTCTGAATACTTTGCTAACTCTGCAGGAG GTGGTAGATAAGCACTTCAAACTGCCTTATGTCTCCAGCAAGCCTCCCAGAATTTCAGGAAGTTTGGCAGACACATCCTACAAAACCCTTCGGTTTGCTTTGAGAGCATCCTTGAAAACTGCAATCTATCGAATCACTGCCACTTTCGGAGAACACTTAAA TGCGGTACAGGTGTCTTCAGAACATAAGAAAAGGCTTCAGCAGTTTCTGGAGTTCAAGGAGTAA
- the NDC1 gene encoding nucleoporin NDC1 isoform X2 yields the protein MGECAGMFHSTRERLNNILGWRAAASIAWSLLLLPLCVAVFISISSIDLFHPIQWITSSFNDLYTSYVVFCILLMSVVIVVINIFSVEFHTVVPSIPCSRLALISKIIHPQQVIHSVAHAVMGMLVAWCAAVMTKGKFLFLSVPCTATERDLSQNKACQIPEYRGKENHVLCTADVDPYMCLNEYHLFLLLLGAFMGYSYSLRYLVNNLNYLPFPVIQQYKYLRFRRSLPLLVKHSCVESLYMVRNFCAAYYLFGYIPRAWMITTMNLQIDSKLPLLDTVSGLLDFSLLYHSWLCGLFLLMSWYIAWLLFRIFATEAHHFPVQPTFAEEADQCLPKILSSNPPSLLKFLALQDLMFLSQYSSVRRQEVFSLSQPGGHPHNWTSISRECLNLLNDLTQKLLIHQDAAAANGRLKQEPVSDLGQPSSPPAAAEENLFQTPRFNTVPRTNISSLVKSSRLPFKTSPATDLGSSLGSPFNPSPLSHNPGTLELSSPWHGSVQSPHIMRRGPKLWTSGSDLQWTGSPHEPHPTVAITKGTNEAVQPQFIYTWLQKKKEQLKSFLSRRVLIMYFFNKHPEASIQALFSDTQMHIWALEGLSHLVAASFTEDKYGVVQTTLPAILNTLLTLQEVVDKHFKLPYVSSKPPRISGSLADTSYKTLRFALRASLKTAIYRITATFGEHLNAVQVSSEHKKRLQQFLEFKE from the exons ATGGGAGAATGTGCGGGGATGTTTCATTCAACGCGGGAACGACTAAATAAT aTCTTGGGATGGAGAGCAGCTGCAAGCATTGCTTGGTCTCTGCTTCTGCTTCCTTTGTGTGTTGCTGTCTTTATCAGCATTAGCAGTATTGACTTATTCCATCCTATACAATGGATCACAA gttcTTTCAATGATTTGTATACTTCCTATGTTGTATTTTGTATACTACTGATGTCTGTGGTGATAGTGGTAATAAACATATTCAGTGTTGAATTTCACACAG TTGTGCCTTCTATTCCTTGCTCTCGATTAGCACTGATAAGCAAGATTATCCACCCACAGCAGGTGATCCATTCAGTTGCCCACGCTGTAATGGGAATGCTAGTGGCTTGGTGTGCTGCTGTCATGACGAAAGGAAAGTTCCTCTTCTTATCTGTACCTTGTACAGCTACAGAAAG GGACTTGTCTCAAAACAAAGCTTGTCAGATTCCAGAATACAGAGGCAAAGAAAATCATGTACTGTG TACAGCTGATGTGGATCCATATATGTGCCTGAATGAGTACCACCTCTTTCTCTTGCTCCTTGGAGCTTTTATGGGTTACAGCTATAGCCTCCGGTATCTTGTCAACAATTTGAACTACCTTCCTTTCCCAGTCATACAG CAATACAAATATCTACGCTTCAGAAGATCTCTTCCACTGCTGGTAAAACACAGTTGTGTGGAGTCACTGTATATGGTTAGAAATTTTTGTGCCGCATACTACTTATTCG GTTATATTCCAAGGGCATGGATGATTACCACAATGAATCTTCAGATTGATAG taAACTTCCACTTCTTGATACAGTGTCTGGCCTCCTGGACTTCTCTCTTCTGTACCACAGCTGGTTGTGTGGTCTGTTTCTTCTGATGTCCTGGTACATTGCATGGTTGCTTTTCAGGATCTTTGCTACTGAG GCACATCACTTTCCTGTGCAGCCAACTTTTGCAGAAGAAGCAGATCAGTGTTTACCCAAAATTTTAAGCAGCAATCCTCCATCTCTTTTAAAG ttctTGGCTTTACAGGACCTGATGTTTCTTTCCCAGTATTCTTCTGTGCGACGTCAAGAAGTCTTTAGTCTTAGCCAACCAG GTGGCCATCCACACAACTGGACTTCTATTTCTAGGGAGTGCTTGAATCTTCTAAATGATCTGACACAGAAACTGCTAATTCACCAAGATGCTGCAGCTGCAAATGGGAGATTGAAGCAGGAACCTGTCAGTGACCTGGGACAACCCTCTAGCCCTCCAG CGGCCGCTGAAGAGAACCTCTTTCAGACCCCAAGGTTCAACACCGTTCCACGAACTAATATATCCTCTTTGGTTAAATCATCTCGGCTGCCTTTTAAAACTTCGCCTGCAACGGATCTTGGGAGCAGTTTAGGGTCACCATTCAACCCTTCTCCTCTGAGTCACAATCCTGGAACACTGGAGTTAAGCTCTCCTTGGCATGGATCTGTCCAAAGTCCCCACATTATGAGAAGAGGACCAAAACTATGGACATCAGGTTCAG ATCTGCAGTGGACAGGCTCTCCTCATGAACCCCATCCCACGGTTGCTATTACAAAAGGTACTAATGAAGCAGTGCAACCACAATTTATCTACACATggctgcagaaaaagaaagaacag CTGAAAAGCTTCTTGTCAAGACGAGTGCTGATaatgtattttttcaataag CATCCTGAGGCCTCAATCCAGGCTCTCTTTTCTGATACTCAGATGCACATTTGGGCATTGGAAG GTTTATCACATTTAGTAGCAGCCTCATTTACTGAAGATAAATATGGAGTTGTCCAAACAACATTGCCAGCTATTCTGAATACTTTGCTAACTCTGCAGGAG GTGGTAGATAAGCACTTCAAACTGCCTTATGTCTCCAGCAAGCCTCCCAGAATTTCAGGAAGTTTGGCAGACACATCCTACAAAACCCTTCGGTTTGCTTTGAGAGCATCCTTGAAAACTGCAATCTATCGAATCACTGCCACTTTCGGAGAACACTTAAA TGCGGTACAGGTGTCTTCAGAACATAAGAAAAGGCTTCAGCAGTTTCTGGAGTTCAAGGAGTAA
- the NDC1 gene encoding nucleoporin NDC1 isoform X4, protein MGECAGMFHSTRERLNNILGWRAAASIAWSLLLLPLCVAVFISISSIDLFHPIQWITSSFNDLYTSYVVFCILLMSVVIVVINIFSVEFHTVVPSIPCSRLALISKIIHPQQVIHSVAHAVMGMLVAWCAAVMTKGKFLFLSVPCTATESTADVDPYMCLNEYHLFLLLLGAFMGYSYSLRYLVNNLNYLPFPVIQQYKYLRFRRSLPLLVKHSCVESLYMVRNFCAAYYLFGYIPRAWMITTMNLQIDSKLPLLDTVSGLLDFSLLYHSWLCGLFLLMSWYIAWLLFRIFATEAHHFPVQPTFAEEADQCLPKILSSNPPSLLKFLALQDLMFLSQYSSVRRQEVFSLSQPGGHPHNWTSISRECLNLLNDLTQKLLIHQDAAAANGRLKQEPVSDLGQPSSPPAAAEENLFQTPRFNTVPRTNISSLVKSSRLPFKTSPATDLGSSLGSPFNPSPLSHNPGTLELSSPWHGSVQSPHIMRRGPKLWTSGSDLQWTGSPHEPHPTVAITKGTNEAVQPQFIYTWLQKKKEQLKSFLSRRVLIMYFFNKHPEASIQALFSDTQMHIWALEGLSHLVAASFTEDKYGVVQTTLPAILNTLLTLQEVVDKHFKLPYVSSKPPRISGSLADTSYKTLRFALRASLKTAIYRITATFGEHLNAVQVSSEHKKRLQQFLEFKE, encoded by the exons ATGGGAGAATGTGCGGGGATGTTTCATTCAACGCGGGAACGACTAAATAAT aTCTTGGGATGGAGAGCAGCTGCAAGCATTGCTTGGTCTCTGCTTCTGCTTCCTTTGTGTGTTGCTGTCTTTATCAGCATTAGCAGTATTGACTTATTCCATCCTATACAATGGATCACAA gttcTTTCAATGATTTGTATACTTCCTATGTTGTATTTTGTATACTACTGATGTCTGTGGTGATAGTGGTAATAAACATATTCAGTGTTGAATTTCACACAG TTGTGCCTTCTATTCCTTGCTCTCGATTAGCACTGATAAGCAAGATTATCCACCCACAGCAGGTGATCCATTCAGTTGCCCACGCTGTAATGGGAATGCTAGTGGCTTGGTGTGCTGCTGTCATGACGAAAGGAAAGTTCCTCTTCTTATCTGTACCTTGTACAGCTACAGAAAG TACAGCTGATGTGGATCCATATATGTGCCTGAATGAGTACCACCTCTTTCTCTTGCTCCTTGGAGCTTTTATGGGTTACAGCTATAGCCTCCGGTATCTTGTCAACAATTTGAACTACCTTCCTTTCCCAGTCATACAG CAATACAAATATCTACGCTTCAGAAGATCTCTTCCACTGCTGGTAAAACACAGTTGTGTGGAGTCACTGTATATGGTTAGAAATTTTTGTGCCGCATACTACTTATTCG GTTATATTCCAAGGGCATGGATGATTACCACAATGAATCTTCAGATTGATAG taAACTTCCACTTCTTGATACAGTGTCTGGCCTCCTGGACTTCTCTCTTCTGTACCACAGCTGGTTGTGTGGTCTGTTTCTTCTGATGTCCTGGTACATTGCATGGTTGCTTTTCAGGATCTTTGCTACTGAG GCACATCACTTTCCTGTGCAGCCAACTTTTGCAGAAGAAGCAGATCAGTGTTTACCCAAAATTTTAAGCAGCAATCCTCCATCTCTTTTAAAG ttctTGGCTTTACAGGACCTGATGTTTCTTTCCCAGTATTCTTCTGTGCGACGTCAAGAAGTCTTTAGTCTTAGCCAACCAG GTGGCCATCCACACAACTGGACTTCTATTTCTAGGGAGTGCTTGAATCTTCTAAATGATCTGACACAGAAACTGCTAATTCACCAAGATGCTGCAGCTGCAAATGGGAGATTGAAGCAGGAACCTGTCAGTGACCTGGGACAACCCTCTAGCCCTCCAG CGGCCGCTGAAGAGAACCTCTTTCAGACCCCAAGGTTCAACACCGTTCCACGAACTAATATATCCTCTTTGGTTAAATCATCTCGGCTGCCTTTTAAAACTTCGCCTGCAACGGATCTTGGGAGCAGTTTAGGGTCACCATTCAACCCTTCTCCTCTGAGTCACAATCCTGGAACACTGGAGTTAAGCTCTCCTTGGCATGGATCTGTCCAAAGTCCCCACATTATGAGAAGAGGACCAAAACTATGGACATCAGGTTCAG ATCTGCAGTGGACAGGCTCTCCTCATGAACCCCATCCCACGGTTGCTATTACAAAAGGTACTAATGAAGCAGTGCAACCACAATTTATCTACACATggctgcagaaaaagaaagaacag CTGAAAAGCTTCTTGTCAAGACGAGTGCTGATaatgtattttttcaataag CATCCTGAGGCCTCAATCCAGGCTCTCTTTTCTGATACTCAGATGCACATTTGGGCATTGGAAG GTTTATCACATTTAGTAGCAGCCTCATTTACTGAAGATAAATATGGAGTTGTCCAAACAACATTGCCAGCTATTCTGAATACTTTGCTAACTCTGCAGGAG GTGGTAGATAAGCACTTCAAACTGCCTTATGTCTCCAGCAAGCCTCCCAGAATTTCAGGAAGTTTGGCAGACACATCCTACAAAACCCTTCGGTTTGCTTTGAGAGCATCCTTGAAAACTGCAATCTATCGAATCACTGCCACTTTCGGAGAACACTTAAA TGCGGTACAGGTGTCTTCAGAACATAAGAAAAGGCTTCAGCAGTTTCTGGAGTTCAAGGAGTAA
- the NDC1 gene encoding nucleoporin NDC1 isoform X3, which yields MGECAGMFHSTRERLNNILGWRAAASIAWSLLLLPLCVAVFISISSIDLFHPIQWITSSFNDLYTSYVVFCILLMSVVIVVINIFSVEFHTVVPSIPCSRLALISKIIHPQQVIHSVAHAVMGMLVAWCAAVMTKGKFLFLSVPCTATESTADVDPYMCLNEYHLFLLLLGAFMGYSYSLRYLVNNLNYLPFPVIQQYKYLRFRRSLPLLVKHSCVESLYMVRNFCAAYYLFGYIPRAWMITTMNLQIDSKLPLLDTVSGLLDFSLLYHSWLCGLFLLMSWYIAWLLFRIFATEAHHFPVQPTFAEEADQCLPKILSSNPPSLLKFLALQDLMFLSQYSSVRRQEVFSLSQPGGHPHNWTSISRECLNLLNDLTQKLLIHQDAAAANGRLKQEPVSDLGQPSSPPVAAAEENLFQTPRFNTVPRTNISSLVKSSRLPFKTSPATDLGSSLGSPFNPSPLSHNPGTLELSSPWHGSVQSPHIMRRGPKLWTSGSDLQWTGSPHEPHPTVAITKGTNEAVQPQFIYTWLQKKKEQLKSFLSRRVLIMYFFNKHPEASIQALFSDTQMHIWALEGLSHLVAASFTEDKYGVVQTTLPAILNTLLTLQEVVDKHFKLPYVSSKPPRISGSLADTSYKTLRFALRASLKTAIYRITATFGEHLNAVQVSSEHKKRLQQFLEFKE from the exons ATGGGAGAATGTGCGGGGATGTTTCATTCAACGCGGGAACGACTAAATAAT aTCTTGGGATGGAGAGCAGCTGCAAGCATTGCTTGGTCTCTGCTTCTGCTTCCTTTGTGTGTTGCTGTCTTTATCAGCATTAGCAGTATTGACTTATTCCATCCTATACAATGGATCACAA gttcTTTCAATGATTTGTATACTTCCTATGTTGTATTTTGTATACTACTGATGTCTGTGGTGATAGTGGTAATAAACATATTCAGTGTTGAATTTCACACAG TTGTGCCTTCTATTCCTTGCTCTCGATTAGCACTGATAAGCAAGATTATCCACCCACAGCAGGTGATCCATTCAGTTGCCCACGCTGTAATGGGAATGCTAGTGGCTTGGTGTGCTGCTGTCATGACGAAAGGAAAGTTCCTCTTCTTATCTGTACCTTGTACAGCTACAGAAAG TACAGCTGATGTGGATCCATATATGTGCCTGAATGAGTACCACCTCTTTCTCTTGCTCCTTGGAGCTTTTATGGGTTACAGCTATAGCCTCCGGTATCTTGTCAACAATTTGAACTACCTTCCTTTCCCAGTCATACAG CAATACAAATATCTACGCTTCAGAAGATCTCTTCCACTGCTGGTAAAACACAGTTGTGTGGAGTCACTGTATATGGTTAGAAATTTTTGTGCCGCATACTACTTATTCG GTTATATTCCAAGGGCATGGATGATTACCACAATGAATCTTCAGATTGATAG taAACTTCCACTTCTTGATACAGTGTCTGGCCTCCTGGACTTCTCTCTTCTGTACCACAGCTGGTTGTGTGGTCTGTTTCTTCTGATGTCCTGGTACATTGCATGGTTGCTTTTCAGGATCTTTGCTACTGAG GCACATCACTTTCCTGTGCAGCCAACTTTTGCAGAAGAAGCAGATCAGTGTTTACCCAAAATTTTAAGCAGCAATCCTCCATCTCTTTTAAAG ttctTGGCTTTACAGGACCTGATGTTTCTTTCCCAGTATTCTTCTGTGCGACGTCAAGAAGTCTTTAGTCTTAGCCAACCAG GTGGCCATCCACACAACTGGACTTCTATTTCTAGGGAGTGCTTGAATCTTCTAAATGATCTGACACAGAAACTGCTAATTCACCAAGATGCTGCAGCTGCAAATGGGAGATTGAAGCAGGAACCTGTCAGTGACCTGGGACAACCCTCTAGCCCTCCAG TAGCGGCCGCTGAAGAGAACCTCTTTCAGACCCCAAGGTTCAACACCGTTCCACGAACTAATATATCCTCTTTGGTTAAATCATCTCGGCTGCCTTTTAAAACTTCGCCTGCAACGGATCTTGGGAGCAGTTTAGGGTCACCATTCAACCCTTCTCCTCTGAGTCACAATCCTGGAACACTGGAGTTAAGCTCTCCTTGGCATGGATCTGTCCAAAGTCCCCACATTATGAGAAGAGGACCAAAACTATGGACATCAGGTTCAG ATCTGCAGTGGACAGGCTCTCCTCATGAACCCCATCCCACGGTTGCTATTACAAAAGGTACTAATGAAGCAGTGCAACCACAATTTATCTACACATggctgcagaaaaagaaagaacag CTGAAAAGCTTCTTGTCAAGACGAGTGCTGATaatgtattttttcaataag CATCCTGAGGCCTCAATCCAGGCTCTCTTTTCTGATACTCAGATGCACATTTGGGCATTGGAAG GTTTATCACATTTAGTAGCAGCCTCATTTACTGAAGATAAATATGGAGTTGTCCAAACAACATTGCCAGCTATTCTGAATACTTTGCTAACTCTGCAGGAG GTGGTAGATAAGCACTTCAAACTGCCTTATGTCTCCAGCAAGCCTCCCAGAATTTCAGGAAGTTTGGCAGACACATCCTACAAAACCCTTCGGTTTGCTTTGAGAGCATCCTTGAAAACTGCAATCTATCGAATCACTGCCACTTTCGGAGAACACTTAAA TGCGGTACAGGTGTCTTCAGAACATAAGAAAAGGCTTCAGCAGTTTCTGGAGTTCAAGGAGTAA